In the Methanothermobacter marburgensis str. Marburg genome, AGAGTACGTTTTTGCTGTCCCAGGACCACCTGTCACCCTCTGTACCCACAGATGTATTATGAACGGTACTTTCAGAGACAACCTCGCTTTCATTTATGAAGTCTGTCTCTGTGAGAACCCCTGAGAGTTCACCGCTGTTGTTGAGGGCCAGGAGGACCTTCAGTCCGAAGTACCTCATTATCTCAAATGCCACACTGAGGGGTGTTCTATCCCATGTTGTGGGGATGTTCCTTGTCATGTAATTCTCCACTGGTTCATCGATTTCCATTTCTGCAATTGCACCTGCAACCAGGTCATAGCTTGTCACTATACCCACAAGCCTGTCCTGGTCAACAACAGGGACCCTCCGGATGTTTCTCTCAAGCATCCTCTCTGCAGCCACCCTGACATCGTCGTCCGGGGCGACTGTGACTGGATTCCTCGTCATTATCAGCGCTATCTGCTCCTCATCCGGATTCTCAACAAGGTCTGATCTTGTTATTATCCCCACAAGTTCCTCTGT is a window encoding:
- a CDS encoding CBS domain-containing protein; translation: MLVKEIMSEKIHYVTVPGNRATALELMRKENVSGLPVVKKGTEELVGIITRSDLVENPDEEQIALIMTRNPVTVAPDDDVRVAAERMLERNIRRVPVVDQDRLVGIVTSYDLVAGAIAEMEIDEPVENYMTRNIPTTWDRTPLSVAFEIMRYFGLKVLLALNNSGELSGVLTETDFINESEVVSESTVHNTSVGTEGDRWSWDSKNVLYVIKNQLKFPDKEVRDVATTDIVTATTSTTVTSCARKMKRRNIEQIPIIDYEGNLTGLARANDLINALIDSNE